The Candidatus Tanganyikabacteria bacterium genome includes a window with the following:
- a CDS encoding glycosyltransferase family 4 protein, protein MNTFPQVYFYPHAYMRDRQLDTIRSWPTDRVLNPEIADRRGSQVSVNRALAPSQAISWKQRLPLLNIKRRPRGLPREAAVYVWGAIMASGPFIVALDNPYALTGYNYRALGRYRRLLQALLESHRCLAIHCMSQACREGVAYLFGQAVADKAIVDYPKIRQEVQAVPESQGECRFLFIGTQFEIKGGAALLAAFEAVRKAVPSATLDCITHLPPEYESLVNRCAGLTIFPAELPREEIYQRFMRTADVLVHPTYIESFGMVVLEALAHGLAIITTDVYALKEMVHDGRNGFVLPPPISAWSDYLPTPHLIDWPHFKDRVRNTDTAAFTDRLAEAMIRLAADHQFRTQARRESLRVLADSFLARPSERLAEGIHA, encoded by the coding sequence CCGACCGAGTGCTCAATCCCGAAATCGCCGACAGGCGTGGCTCGCAGGTAAGCGTGAATCGAGCGCTGGCTCCGAGCCAAGCCATCTCCTGGAAGCAGCGCCTGCCTCTGCTCAACATCAAGCGCCGGCCGCGCGGTCTCCCTCGCGAGGCTGCGGTTTACGTCTGGGGAGCGATCATGGCATCTGGGCCTTTCATCGTCGCTCTAGACAATCCCTATGCACTCACGGGCTACAACTATCGCGCGCTAGGCCGGTACCGTCGGCTCCTGCAGGCGCTGCTGGAGAGCCACCGCTGCCTTGCCATCCATTGCATGAGCCAAGCTTGCCGCGAGGGCGTCGCGTATCTCTTCGGTCAAGCGGTTGCAGACAAGGCGATCGTCGATTACCCGAAGATACGCCAGGAAGTGCAGGCAGTGCCCGAATCCCAGGGGGAATGCAGGTTCCTCTTCATCGGCACGCAGTTCGAGATAAAGGGCGGCGCAGCCTTGCTCGCGGCTTTCGAGGCCGTCCGCAAAGCTGTTCCTTCGGCGACTCTGGACTGTATCACTCACTTGCCCCCCGAGTATGAGAGCCTTGTGAACCGCTGTGCCGGTCTCACAATCTTCCCCGCCGAACTCCCGCGTGAGGAGATCTACCAGCGGTTCATGCGGACGGCAGATGTCCTCGTGCATCCCACCTACATCGAGTCCTTCGGGATGGTCGTGCTGGAGGCGCTGGCGCACGGTCTGGCCATCATCACGACCGACGTGTACGCTTTGAAGGAAATGGTGCATGATGGCCGTAACGGCTTCGTTCTGCCCCCTCCGATCTCGGCGTGGAGCGACTATCTTCCTACACCCCACCTCATTGATTGGCCTCACTTCAAAGATCGTGTCCGAAACACGGACACCGCCGCTTTCACAGACCGCCTTGCCGAGGCGATGATCCGCCTAGCGGCCGACCACCAATTCAGAACGCAAGCTCGCAGGGAAAGCCTGAGAGTACTGGCAGATTCGTTCCTGGCTCGCCCTTCGGAGCGCCTCGCAGAGGGAATCCATGCCTGA